In a single window of the Papaver somniferum cultivar HN1 chromosome 8, ASM357369v1, whole genome shotgun sequence genome:
- the LOC113303565 gene encoding VIN3-like protein 1, which yields MGSEDIVITKAFGVQTPSSSTQSTPEKKGHQNDASRGEDFLEYLKNGAKGELLHTFFDKEKKHSASSKYKITDKPPKTSNKGCKNQESKKISLSQSLSAHNQASKKLQRKGENPIRLQTHSDLSSNAGCSNTWICKNAACRATLSLDDTFCKRCSCCICHLFDDNKDPSLWLVCTSELDDQDSCGLSCHIECALQRQKVGVVNLGQLMQLDGSYCCASCGKVSGILGCWKKQLVIAKDARRVDILCYRIALSYRLLDGTCKYKELFEIVGDAKAKLETEVGSIDGVSARMARGIVSRLSISADLQRLCSLAIEKADSWLSSISNAPHHREDSLPAACRFQFEEVSSSSLIIVLKEICSSPSDNITGFKLWYCKSRDEAHSKEPVCTFPRTQRRVLISNLQPCTEYTFRIISYSDSGDLGHSEAKCFTKSVEILHKIFDSPSSMDRKNDAEGSSSGKGETKEAVESSGFKVRDLGKILRLAWAQEEGCFDGFCSNDVEECCGGNRPMKSDTADESKHPFVARELDLNVASVPDLNAEVTPIEDSRDEDIECSSEQAAEDDVISHGTEKNGLVRSNGSGDSQTWLVRPIREVPAVESRPGLCGKRARSAKEDSDSTLINGSPFRFSGGSAKLDGSYEYCVKIIRWLECGGHIEKEFRMKFLTWFSLRSTDQERRVVNTFIKTLIDDPSSLAGQLIDSFSEIISSKRPRNGFCSKLWH from the exons ATGGGTTCTGAAGATATAGTGATTACTAAAG CTTTTGGTGTCCAGACTCCTTCTTCAAGTACTCAAAGCACTCCAGAAAAAAAAGGACATCAAAACGATGCTTCAAGAGGTGAAGACTTCCTAGAGTATCTCAAAAATGGTGCTAAGGGAGAACTTCTTCATACTTTCTTTGATAAGGAAAAGAAGCACTCAGCCTCGTCCAAATACAAAATTACTGACAAACCCCCCAAAACCAGTAACAAGGGATGTAAGAATCAGGAATCGAAAAAAATTTCTTTAAGTCAGTCATTGTCAGCCCACAATCAGGCTTCTAAGAAACTACAGCGGAAGGGGGAAAATCCTATTCGACTGCAGACACATAGTGATCTATCTTCAAATGCTGGGTGTTCAAACACTTGGATATGTAAAAATGCCGCATGTAGAGCCACCTTATCACTGGACGACACGTTTTGCAAGAGGTGCTCTTGTTGCATCTGTCATTTGTTTGATGATAACAAAGATCCTAGTCTTTGGTTGGTCTGTACATCTGAATTGGATGATCAGGATTCATGTGGGTTATCTTGCCACATTGAATGTGCACTTCAACGCCAAAAGGTTGGGGTTGTAAATCTAGGGCAGTTGATGCAGCTAGATGGTAGTTACTGTTGTGCTTCTTGTGGAAAAGTCTCAGGGATACTCGG ATGTTGGAAGAAACAGTTGGTGATAGCTAAGGATGCTCGACGCGTGGATATCCTCTGCTATAGAATAGCTTTGAGTTATAGGCTCTTGGATGGAACTTGCAAGTATAAAGAATTGTTTGAAATTGTTGGAGACGCTAAGGCCAAACTTGAAACAGAGGTTGGTTCAATTGATGGAGTATCCGCCAGAATGGCTCGTGGAATTGTCAGTAGATTATCAATCTCTGCTGATTTGCAGAGGCTCTGCTCCCTTGCAATTGAGAAGGCAGATTCATGGCTAAGCTCCATATCAAATGCCCCACATCACAGAG AGGATTCACTTCCTGCTGCTTGCAGATTCCAATTTGAAGAAGTATCATCTTCATCTCTCATAATTGTCTTGAAAGAGATCTGTTCTTCCCCATCCGATAACATCACGGGTTTCAAGCTATGGTATTGCAAAAGCAGAGACGAAGCACACTCAAAGGAACCCGTTTGCACCTTTCCTAGAACTCAAAGAAGGGTTCTAATATCAAACCTACAACCGTGCACCGAATACACCTTCCGTATTATATCATATTCAGATTCTGGAGACTTGGGTCACTCGGAGGCCAAGTGTTTCACCAAGAGTGTCGAAATACTTCACAAAATATTTGATTCCCCATCAAGTATGGACCGTAAGAATGATGCAGAAGGAAGTTCTAGTGGTAAGGGAGAGACCAAAGAAGCTGTTGAGTCTTCTGGATTCAAGGTCCGTGACCTAGGAAAGATTCTGCGTCTTGCTTGGGCACAAGAAGAAGGTTGCTTTGATGGGTTTTGCAGTAATGATGTAGAAGAATGCTGTGGTGGGAACCGTCCCATGAAATCCGACACAGCCGATGAAAGCAAGCATCCATTTGTTGCACGTGAACTCGATTTAAATGTTGCGTCAGTACCCGATCTTAATGCGGAAGTAACTCCAATAGAAGATTCAAGAGACGAAGACATCGAATGTAGCTCGGAACAAGCAGCTGAAGATGATGTAATTTCTCATGGGACTGAGAAAAATGGTTTAGTAAGATCTAATGGGAGTGGAGACTCACAGACGTGGTTAGTTAGACCGATCAGAGAGGTCCCAGCTGTAGAATCGCGACCAGGATTGTGTGGGAAACGTGCACGAAGCGCTAAGGAAGACAGTGATAGCACCCTAATTAATGGTTCACCTTTTCGATTCTCAGGTGGGTCTGCTAAGTTGGACGGAAGTTATGAATATTGTGTGAAGATTATCAGGTGGCTTGAATGTGGAGGCCATATCGAGAAGGAATTTCGAATGAAGTTTCTGACATGGTTTAGTTTAAGGTCCACAGATCAGGAACGTAGAGTTGTGAACACATTTATCAAAACTTTGATTGACGACCCTAGTAGTTTGGCAGGACAACTGATTGATTCTTTTTCAGAAATTATTTCCAGCAAGAGACCTCGTAATGGTTTCTGCAGCAAGCTGTGGCATTGA
- the LOC113303566 gene encoding fe-S cluster assembly factor HCF101, chloroplastic-like codes for MKILQAQSSPKLPFLISKAPKSGGLPLPRKSSLLLNSNPCVASQRHERFNWLLLNSSISSSISTRAASVEANTSKITAGTGEKDVLKALSQIIDPDFGTDIVSCGFVKDLDINEESGEVSFWLELTTPACPVKDMFEKQANEVVAAVPWVKKVSVTMSAQPAKPIYAGELPMGLQAISNIIAVSSCKGGVGKSTVAVNLAYTLADMGARVGIFDADVYGPSLPTMVSPENRLLEMNPEKKTIIPTEYLGVKLVSFGFAGQGRAIMRGPMVSGVINQLLTTTEWGELDYLVIDMPPGTGDIQLTLCQVVPLTAAVIVTTPQKLAFIDVAKGVRMFSKLKVPCVAVVENMCHFDADGKRYYPFGRGSGSQVVQQFGIPHLFDLPIRPTLSASGDSGVPEVAADPQGDVSKIFQELGVCVVQQCAKIRQQVSTAVSYDKSIKAIRVKVPDSDEEFLLHPATVRRNDRSAKSVDEWTGEQTLQYTDVLEDIEPEDIRPMGNYAVSITWPDGFSQIAPYDQLQTLERLIDVPQPTPA; via the exons ATGAAAATTCTTCAAGCTCAGTCTTCTCCAAAGCTGCCATTTCTCATCTCAAAAGCACCAAAAAGTGGAG GATTGCCGTTACCAAGGAAATCATCTCTTTTGTTAAACTCTAATCCTTGTGTTGCATCTCAAAGACATGAAAGATTTAATTGGCTACTTCTTAATAGCTCAATCTCAAGCTCCATTTCAACAAGAGCAGCTTCTGTTGAAG CAAACACATCAAAGATAACAGCAGGCACCGGAGAAAAAGATGTATTGAAAGCCCTGTCCCAGATTATTGATCCAGATTTTGGAACTGATATCGTCTCATGTGGGTTTGTGAAAGACCTTGATATTAATGAAGAATCTGGAGag GTGTCATTTTGGCTGGAACTCACTACGCCTGCATGTCCAGTCAAGGATATG TTTGAGAAGCAGGCAAATGAGGTCGTTGCAGCTGTTCCGTGGGTCAAGAAAGTTAGTGTAACGATGTCAGCACAACCTGCCAAACCTATCTATGCAGGGGAACTTCCTATGGGATTACAAGCTATTTCAAATATTATAGCTGTTTCAAGTTGCAAG GGAGGCGTCGGGAAATCAACTGTTGCTGTGAATCTTGCATATACATTAGCAGATATGGGTGCTAGGGTTGGTATCTTTGATGCAGATGTCTATGGTCCAAGCTTACCGACAATGGTTTCTCCTGAAAACCGGCTATTAGAAATG AATCCAGAGAAGAAAACCATTATTCCAACTGAATATTTGGGAGTCAAATTGGTATCGTTTGGATTTGCTGGCCAAGGTCGTGCTATCATGCGAGGTCCAATGGTTTCTGGGGTCATCAATCAACTGCTGACTACTACTGAATG GGGAGAGTTGGACTACCTTGTTATTGATATGCCTCCTGGAACAGGAGACATTCAACTTACTTTGTGTCAG GTAGTTCCATTAACTGCTGCCGTCATTGTTACCACTCCTCAGAAGCTAGCATTCATTGATGTTGCAAAAGGCGTTCGTATGTTTTCGAAGCTTAAG GTGCCATGTGTAGCTGTAGTTGAAAACATGTGCCATTTTGATGCTGATGGAAAACGCTACTATCCATTTGGTAGAGGTTCAGGTTCTCAG GTTGTCCAACAGTTTGGAATTCCGCATCTGTTTGATCTACCTATAAGACCAACT CTATCTGCTTCTGGAGATAGTGGAGTTCCTGAAGTTGCGGCTGATCCTCAAGGTGATGTTTCCAAGATATTTCAAGAGCTCGGAGTTTGTGTTGTTCAACAGTGCGCCAAAATTCGGCAACAAG TATCAACAGCAGTATCGTATGATAAATCTATTAAAGCAATTAGGGTCAAGGTGCCAGACTCGGATGAAGAATTTCTTCTGCATCCTGCAACAGTTAGACGGAATGATCGGTCTGCTAAAAGTGTT GATGAATGGACTGGAGAACAAACATTGCAATACACTGATGTCCTGGAAGATATTGAACCAGAAGATATTCGACCAATGGGGAACTATGCTGTTTCCATAACATGGCCTGATGGATTTAGTCAG ATCGCTCCGTATGATCAGTTGCAAACTCTAGAGCGGCTAATCGATGTTCCTCAACCAACTCCAGCATAG
- the LOC113306233 gene encoding uncharacterized protein LOC113306233, with protein sequence MAKFLLHNTFFLFSICFLILFINHSSARSIQNPVFIPSSAHKELQTNGFPIGLLPKNVLNYSLNKTSGDFSVNLGYTCKLTLPPDNYEATYSKKITGKLVEGKIGELKGIRVWAFFQWWSITGIKSSGENLVFEVGMVSAKYPAKNFDESPECQGKHSSY encoded by the coding sequence ATGGCGAAATTTCTTCTTCACAACACCTTCTTCCTCTTCTCCATCTGTTTCCTTATACTTTTCATCAATCATTCATCAGCAAGATCCATTCAAAACCCAGTTTTCATTCCATCATCAGCACACAAAGAACTACAAACCAATGGTTTTCCGATTGGTTTACTACCAAAAAACGTCTTAAATTATTCTCTGAACAAAACATCTGGAGATTTCTCTGTAAATCTTGGATATACATGTAAACTTACACTTCCTCCTGATAATTATGAAGCTACTTATTCTAAGAAGATTACTGGGAAACTTGTTGAAGGTAAAATTGGTGAATTGAAAGGGATTAGAGTTTGGGCTTTTTTTCAGTGGTGGTCTATTACTGGGATAAAATCTAGTGGTGAGAATTTGGTTTTTGAAGTTGGTATGGTTTCTGCTAAATATCCAGCTAAGAATTTTGATGAAAGTCCTGAGTGCCAGGGAAAGCATTCTTCTTACTAA